A segment of the Trifolium pratense cultivar HEN17-A07 linkage group LG7, ARS_RC_1.1, whole genome shotgun sequence genome:
GGTCAAAATGGAAAAATGTAGGAGATTGATTGGGCAAgaatttagggtttcaaaatGGAGCTTGCAAAACCATTGATCCTTTAGTATATTAAGATAAGATaaaattaagattaagataagataagataagatcTATTAGGTTTTGCTTCTCTCAAAAGTCATAAAACTGACCTTCTATCTACACCCTCctttttcttagttttttttaattaaactttttatgGTTTTACTACTCATACCCCTATTTTATTTCACGCGCCCGTTTcctttatttttactaaacGTTCTATTTTatactctctcttttttttacaaaagttctattttataattaaaataattttctcaACTAAATCTCCTAGAAATCAATTCATATCCCAAGagtttctcacataatctcccaaatTAATACTTAACCAAATCTTCCAAAAAGTAATCAAATCTCTATATTTTCTCGCATAATCTCTCAAATTAATCTCCAACCAAATTATATTCATCATATCTCTTATTATTTCTATttggcttaaatatcacatttgtCCCTGCATATGCAAATCGTGTTGGTTTTGGTCCCTGCTGTCTCAAAAATGCTGATGTGGCTAACGACTTGACATGTGGCAACTATGATGTGGCAAATgaaggactaaaaccaaaatttttagattaatgaaggaccaaaaccaaaaaaacaatttaaaaatccctcaaataaaaaaaacaaaaaaatttatttattttttactttaaaaaaaaaacagaatatctattactaatatattaaaatcgattaccaccaaagttactaatttatccttattatttccaaccacgttgcaagttttatatcattcattgtaatttcactaaaaaaaaattatagaaagatgatatgcataaaaataggggaaaaaacaataaaaaatatagtcaaTAAAAACATTATAGAAAAAACTAAAAGAGGGTATCGTGTCATTAAATTCGAGAAAATGGAAGAATTGAGGGTATCGTGTCATTAAATGATATTTGAATTGCATTGAAGGATAATGGTATTGTGCCCGAATATTATTggatgcaaaattttaaaattatgtctcgactgaaattgaattgacggtattATGTCATATATAAAACGAATTGATGGAATTGTGTGGCTCggttgaaattgaattgacagtattgtcgtatgaaattgaattgacggtgtTGTGtctttaattgatattttaattgaatCGAAGGATAATGGTATTATGCCCGAATAATATCGGatacaaaatttgatatttggatctataaattgaattgacggtaacATGACTTAAAATGACGACTcgattgaaattgaattgatgATATTGTGTCTTATATGAAATGAATTGACGGTATTGTGTGGTTCGGgtaaaattgaattgacggtattgTGTGGCTCGGTTGAAATTGAATTTGCGGTATTGTGTGGcttgtatgaaattgaattgacggtattgTGTGGCTTGTATGAAATTTAATTGATGGTATTGTGCTATAAAATGACATTTCTAAGTTTTTATTAAGAATATACATAGGATCATTATTTATTactgaaacataaaatattgaataaataagtttaaaataaatagtgacaaactcaaatatcaaataaaaatcaataaataacacaataattccatttatattttaaaaataatatagtgacaaactcaaatatcaaataaaaatcaattgacCCGTGCAAATGCatgggtctttaaactagttttttattaaaaaaaaaacagaatatttaaaatccatatatatagcaagccactaggtttagtctagtgtgaggggtttgagtagtaagttataggttctgggttcgatccccaactcattctaaacaaaaaaaatccatatataCATCTTcacattttttactttattaaaaaaggaattttgttctttttgttaattaaaaaaaagtaaaaaacatGAAGCTATATATATGGatttggcttaattaataaaatggtcccttaaagatatttttggtttcatattggtcccttaaagaaaaaaaggtctaaataggttccttaaagaaaaaaaggtccgaataggtcccttcaagacatatccgttaatcagtttggtcctatttagacctctttttagggaccaaactgattaacggatatgtctttaagggacctattcggactttttttttctttaagggacctatttggacttttttttctttaagggaccaatctgaaaccaaaaatgtctttaagggaccattttattaattaagcctatgGATTTTAAATATTcggttttttttaataaaaaatattctgcttttttataaaaaataaaaaattagtttttttaaaagtaaaaaaatgttaaagtaaaaaataaataaatctttttaattttttttattttagggatttttaaattttgtttttttggttttgtccTTCACTAATCAATAAAATTtggttttggtcctttatttgtCACATCATAGTTGTCACATGTCAAGTCGTTAGCCACATCAGCATTTTTGAAACGGCAGAGACCAAAACCAACTCGATTTGCATATGCagggacatttttttttaaaaaaaaacaatacaaggactaaaaccaaaaaagcaGAAACATACAGAGacgaatgtgatatttaagcatTTCTATTTTAACTAACAATTTCTTATTTTAGCTAAAGactttattcaaattaaaacTCCATATTTTTAGCTAAAAGAACTCTagctatttttaataaaaactattttatctctagtaaaatcaaataattttttttcttgaaaacttggtatctggCTCTAGGTccgactaattcaaggggaccaatcccaccgcccacttgtggGGGCctcatttaaagccagagttgttttgctttgtatggacttagcccatcAAAAATTGACACCAGGGGAAATCgaataaaatttctattcaTGAGTTTCTCACTAACTCACTGTCTCTAGCCTattcaacaaattaaataacaCCTAAATACATcatattcaattaaattaaaataaaattaataattgtaaaAATCGGGGTGTTACAACCCTCTCTTAAAGAATTTTCGCTCTTGAAAATTACATGAATAAAACAACCTCGAGATTCAACCTGGCCTACACTCGCAGTCCGAAGAAAACAAAGTCTAATTTCTTCTCAACACCCTAATTCTCTTAAAAGATGAAATAAGTATCAGAGCTTGGTTTCCAACTTTTTTCTTAAAGGATACTAAAAATGAAAAGGGGCCCAATTTATCGTAATCGGTCCTAAATTTTCGAAACGCTGACTACGGTCTGGCAAGTGCACCAGTCTGTCGTCgagtaataatattaataaagatTCGTCTCCACATGGATCATGCCAAAGTGACTAGTTTTGTTTAGGAGTTTAGATAGTTTGCATTAACTTTTAGTTTTGAAAATAGTTTTGAGACAGAACTAGAGAAAATAAAGTTAAGTGATCAAAAGAGAAAACTAGATTAAGTGCTTTCAAATCTCTCTCCTAATTTGGCGTTATATTACTTATTAGTATTACTCATTTTATTATCTGGCGGATTAACACTAAAGTAGTGAAATGTGCTTTCGCATACTAAAATCACCCTGTTGCAATTAAAGACGCTGATACTCGACTTAACCTAAAGAAATTTAACTGCTCATAAGCATAATTAAAACAAGAGTAAAATTATGCATACAATTGATAAACAACAGGGTACAGCCACCGTCAACCACCGACAGTCCATACACAACAACTTACCAACAGCCTTATCATCCAGATCTCAAGTCGAGAgatgattaataatataatttaactttataattttatatgaatttaaattataaacatctgtcaaaaataaaaattgataaacatcTTTATTGTGGAGAAATTTTCtttccaacaaaaaataatcatcCATAAACAGCCGtgaacatttttttattgatatcatggtaattaataaatatagagAAAAGTTTCTCAACAATCTATGCATCTCATGGGTTGACCATTGTATCGACATCTTATATAAGACAATTTATAAATGTGGCCCTTAAAACGCAGCGGTTTAATTGTGGTCCAAGGTTGGGATCTCTCGAGATACACTCTTTTCTAACACTCAGTCTCTAAttgaataaacaaaatcatGTAAGTCTCGCCACTTTATGTAGGACTTATTTCCAAATTGAGAAACCCACGTTTATTTAGAGAATGAATATTAGAGTGTTCAAATGAGAGTGTTCCTAGCACTTCTCATTAAAGGAAGAAATCAATTATTGATAGTTACATAAACTCAAGACAGAAAATTAGCATAACATCAGTACAAATACCACAACAATTTATGCAAGGTCACTATCCTCCCTAGTAGTCTAGTACAGACAAGACAAAGTATACAACACATAAGCAGCAACAATGTTCTCCATAAAATATGTGCTATGTATGAACTTGTGGTCCAATAATTCTTGACCTTGCATTGCATGTAGGCTAACAAATTTAGATGAATCCCAGTTGCCTGGTGAATATCAAAATTTGATAGCAAAAAACACCATACTATTAATGGGATTTGAGTTTATCATATCCTACTATAACAGGTTAATAAGTatcaataattttaataatgcAAACAGTAGCATAAAGGTGCACAATAAATCGACCAACATATTCTCGATGACTTTGGTGCAACTTTTTAAGCTACTGGACAAAATGCAGGGTTAATTAATTAGCATAGTTATGTTTCAGAATGTACAACTCTATAAAACATAATCTTTCTGTTGTTAGATACCCTGAAAAGACAACTTGGATGAATTTGATGATCGGAACTTCTTTTGAAGCCAGAGAGTTCGAGGAAAACAGTTAGACTGGTTATCCGAGTTGATGATTGGTGGAACTAAATGTGCACCAATGTGTCCCTCTTCATTGTAAGCATCAACTCTAGAACATGATGCTCCCATATTCTCTTGAAGAAACCGATTCAAAAATCTTTCTCTTGAGCTCAGCACGTTCCCTTCACAACTCCTCAGTGTTGTTACAACATCCATTCCGTTGTAAGACTTCGATGGTCGCACCCGAGATCCACATTCAGCAGAAGAAGATAGAGTTTTATTCTTCATCATGGGATTTTCAGAATTGTAATAAGCATAGTCTATTTCACTTTCTTGATCATTGGACGACAATGGTTTCTGTTGTATTTTGCGTGAACAACTAAAGATGTTGTTGAAAGATAACCTCTTCGGTGAATTAGAAGTATGAGGTACATAAGTGATTCTCAGCTCAATGTTACAACCCAATATGCTTTGCAAGGAACTTGCAATCAATTTCCATGACTTCTCAGCCTTGGATACATGACGGCGATTACCGAATTCCAACTCCGCTATAGCAAGACCTGGAAATTATAATATCAGTACTGGAAGTTGCTACAAGAAAAGAAATTGATTTAAACAATAACAAAGAAAATTTCTCAAAAAGAAAATGTGGCAAAACACGGATTATAACAGTAGAAAGTGATTATACAGTATGAtgcaataatttaaaattaacatATAGATGAAGAAATTACAAGATGTAGATTGATCAACATGAAGCGAAGACAACTTTCCCTTCTTCCTGAGAAAAGTTTTGAGTTGACTAGATTGACATATCCCAGTAGCTTTATACCATATGGAATCCAGTGTTCCTTCGTGATCCTCGTGCGCCACTAATCTAAATGACTTGTTTTCACATCCACCTGTAGCTGTAGCAAGATGTTCCATGCTCTGCCCTGTATATGATGCATTGTTAAAATCAACATCGACATCTATTTAAGGAAtaagaaaaaaaggaaattgGAGAGAAAAATAGTAATTGAGCCCACCTCCATTGCATGCACTTCTCAGAAACGACTTGGAACCATCTGCATCGGTTGAAGGATAATCGATAGAGCTTAACTGTAGAAGAGCTACGGTGAACcatgttgtttgattttttgaaATTCGTAATTGTTTCTCAGCTTCAGAAAGTATTCTCAATGCATGACTTAGTTTCTGAAGGTCTGCTTCCGCTATGGTGGAGAAAATAATCAGACAGAAACACAGAAATAAgatacaaagaaaataaaatttagacaTTGAAACACAGTCATAGCGTGCAGAAACATTAAACAGACTATGTAATCAGTTAAAACTACATTAAATATGCTAAATTATTCTTTAAACACTTACAGGTATATCTACTAAAAAGTCTACTTCTGGCTTCATAATCACATTTCCCCGCAAGGATGTCCATTATGAGATTTGCCAACTGTGACACAAGTTGCAAAGGATCTATCCTCGATCTCATCAGCTCACGAGCTCTTATAACTGTATTTGTAGTGTCTGGGGACATCGCCAGATCCAGCAAATCAAGCAATTCAGCATCAGAAACAATCCCAGtctgcataaaaaaaaaaagagggggAAATCTGAGCACTGAGGAAAAAATGAAGCAAGTTTTGAGAAAAAAACAAGTATTGAACTAAAGCAATATACTTACAAGCTCGTAAACAAAGGAAATTTTGATCTTTTTACCAAGCAAACTCAGCTGATCAAGCATAATTTCTGCATCCCTAACAGAACCACAGGATTTTGCGGCAATAAGGTCCAAAGCATCTTGTTCATAATCAAGACCTTCTTCTGCACAAATTGTTTCTAATCTGCGTGCAATATCAGTGTCTTTAACCTTCTGAAAGTAATACCTTTGTGCCCGGGAAACTGCACTTTGAGGAAGCTTATCCAAATCAGGAGTGATCATCACAAAGACCGCGTGTTGAGAAATGTACTCTAGGTTATTCGAAAGGCACGCCCACGTCTCCTCGTTCAATAACTGGCACTCATCAATAATGAAAACCTTAAAACGTGAGGAAACCGGAGGTGTACACGCATTCTTGACGAGGGATTTGACCTGGTCTGTATGATTGATTCTCACAGAATCCACCACCTTAACATCTTTACTTCTTCCAGAAAAATATAAAGCACATTCTCTACACAAGCCACATGGTCTTTGCTCCTCAACAGAGAGGCAGTTCAGAGCAGAAGCAAATATCCTAGAAGCAGATGTCTTGCCGGTACCACGTGGACCATGGAAGAGATAAAATGATGTTATCCTTCCAATAGAGATTGCATTCAAAAGAGACCTAACTACCACATCTTGTCCCACCAAATCACCAAATGATTTAGGCCTGAATTTCATGGATAACATTCGAGGAGTTTCCAAATTTGGACTAATTTCACCACAATTGTGTCTCGCATTTCTATGTCCGTGAAGATTCGTGTCATCAGCGCCATTTAATATCAAGGGACGGTCTTCTTTCTCAcaataaagatttgattctATAAATCTTGGTGATTTTGACCAACAACAGCTTATTCCACATGCATTATTGGTATTATTTAGAACACCAAAATCTTGATTTGTATGCTCTGAGGAACCATTGGGCGATAAAGCATCACGAGGAGAAAGACATGGACTACTCAAATGGCTAGCGATATCTCCCACTACAAGAGACGGTTTAACTTGATTCTTGCATAACGGCTTTTTGGCCGACTTAATATGATCTATTCTCCCTAATTTTGACAATCTTCCAGTTTTTCTATAGCACAATTCCTCATCCTCTAAATCGTTAATATCCAATCCTCTACCACCATGGTTGCTACCACAGCTTTCATTAGGTGATTTATTTCCGTAAACACTTTGTTGATTCAGCCTTGATTTCAACATACCATGATTCGATTCAAAACCAGCAGCATTCAGCTCTCTTTGACCCTTAAAACATAAATTCCTTGATCTGAAGGCAAGGTTATCATCAGAATCAAAAGCATGAACATCATCAGGAAACATCAGAGTAATCCCATTGCCGGAACTATTTTCCCAATGTAAATTATCAATCAAAGGAGAATGTTTGGTCATAGAATTAGTTGATGGATCCCTCAATGACCTCACTCTCCTCAATGCTACAAGAGTCTTAGAAATCGGTATATCAACAGAATGACGCCGCCCATCCATCATTATATTACACTCCTATAACTCCACTTGAAACTGTTTAAATCTTTCCCTAAAGAGAAGTTTAACATTGTTAAACTAACATCAACATTCAACACAACACAGTGTAAAAATCAAAACACACACAAAGACAAATAGTGTTTGAACTTACACTAATAAAATGGATGGGGCATAAAACAACCCGGAAATCACAAAAACAACAGGTTTTTAACCCTCTAATAAACATTACTAccaaaaaaaagcataaaaatgcAACTAGGTCAAATTCCAAAGTTCAAGTCACAATGAAATACTAAACTGCATGAACGATTTAATagctataaaaaattattaaaacaaaaaattgtttctcaGTGAACAAGAGTAGAAAATGCAGTACCTTGACAAAAGATAAGAACAGAGAGAGTAATGGAATTGAAGCATCAAATTTTGTTCTCCCTTCTATAGCAAGCCATGCTGTAGCTATATATTCTGTTTCCATTGACATTCACACagcattattattactattaattaAACAAAGTGAATAAATATAATACAGTACTCCGGAAatcaatgaaataaaatattgtaGTAGAtcgaaaagaaacaaaaaaagaaacgaCAAAGTTTGAAAAAAGAAAGTCAAGCAAACCTTGTAATAGAAAAAATGCAAAATCtgttgagaaaaaaatataggAGGAggagtattataaattataatgtgGGTAGCGTAGAAAATGGAGGAGCCAGCTAGCGTGTGAGAGTAAAAGGACTAACGGGTAAGGGACTGAAGAAGAGCGGAGAGTAGAAGTGGCAAGATAGTAAATGCAATAAATAAATGGTAGGGAGTGTTAGGCACGGCAAAAGGCTTGTGAATGGAGCCAAaaagtgagtgagtgagtgagtgagaaaGAGTTGTTTTtgggaatgaatgaatgaatggattTGATTGAGTTGTGTTGTGGCGTGAACAAGTGTCTCTAGTGTGACAGGACAGCTTTGTGGTGTGGTGACTGGTGAGTGAGAGGAGTTTGTCTCGACCAGTGacccttttctttctttatttatgTTTCTTAGAAATAGAAACAGAGGAggggctttttttttttgtcattttttggTTGGAAAGGTGTTACGGTTAATGAATCTAGttgatttgaagaaaataaaataaaagaaaagctATGACTTTTGCGGTCGGCTTCTGCAGTGTTTGGGGCTGTCAAGCTGTGGGCAATACTCCACTTTCCACAGTGCTACTAGTACTACTACGGCTCTGTTCTTCTTTATCAAAATGGTCCATTCCAAGATTTCACCCATTAAAATCTACTTCATCtactttcatatatatatatatatatatatatatatatatatatattcggaTAATAATAGCTTAGTTGATAGGAATATCGCACTATATGTATAGGAGCCCGAGTTCGAACCtcaaacactccacttattcacctttaaagtaaattttctagtcactagactacttgacaaataaaaaaaattgagataggCAAAGAG
Coding sequences within it:
- the LOC123897029 gene encoding protein STICHEL-like 2, with amino-acid sequence MMDGRRHSVDIPISKTLVALRRVRSLRDPSTNSMTKHSPLIDNLHWENSSGNGITLMFPDDVHAFDSDDNLAFRSRNLCFKGQRELNAAGFESNHGMLKSRLNQQSVYGNKSPNESCGSNHGGRGLDINDLEDEELCYRKTGRLSKLGRIDHIKSAKKPLCKNQVKPSLVVGDIASHLSSPCLSPRDALSPNGSSEHTNQDFGVLNNTNNACGISCCWSKSPRFIESNLYCEKEDRPLILNGADDTNLHGHRNARHNCGEISPNLETPRMLSMKFRPKSFGDLVGQDVVVRSLLNAISIGRITSFYLFHGPRGTGKTSASRIFASALNCLSVEEQRPCGLCRECALYFSGRSKDVKVVDSVRINHTDQVKSLVKNACTPPVSSRFKVFIIDECQLLNEETWACLSNNLEYISQHAVFVMITPDLDKLPQSAVSRAQRYYFQKVKDTDIARRLETICAEEGLDYEQDALDLIAAKSCGSVRDAEIMLDQLSLLGKKIKISFVYELTGIVSDAELLDLLDLAMSPDTTNTVIRARELMRSRIDPLQLVSQLANLIMDILAGKCDYEARSRLFSRYTSEADLQKLSHALRILSEAEKQLRISKNQTTWFTVALLQLSSIDYPSTDADGSKSFLRSACNGGQSMEHLATATGGCENKSFRLVAHEDHEGTLDSIWYKATGICQSSQLKTFLRKKGKLSSLHVDQSTSCLAIAELEFGNRRHVSKAEKSWKLIASSLQSILGCNIELRITYVPHTSNSPKRLSFNNIFSCSRKIQQKPLSSNDQESEIDYAYYNSENPMMKNKTLSSSAECGSRVRPSKSYNGMDVVTTLRSCEGNVLSSRERFLNRFLQENMGASCSRVDAYNEEGHIGAHLVPPIINSDNQSNCFPRTLWLQKKFRSSNSSKLSFQGI